Proteins encoded by one window of Bactrocera oleae isolate idBacOlea1 chromosome 4, idBacOlea1, whole genome shotgun sequence:
- the LOC106615651 gene encoding methyltransferase-like protein 25B has product MESTSVVGLRSKLSNGLQILRFYDWLINSYILDFYIDQHWNKLPESWRLHLEELHPEELTTLLNYNKCSKQKHGVWPLSLLTLRHLLFQLSIPRDQSTNSIELSVSRRPVLSHIKLGHAFNKCVKPKKRHEIQLMASICEYSCQISPVDFVVDFGAGLGHLARVLGYGYGVQVSCIEMRPELNVQASCIDVKLESVLQKYIPSANLACFRRPKHVTLCITPDMQPQQFLQIIAESQQKPNTNFKFGIIGLHPCGDLAVILMRMFTDIPQARFLNFASCCYMKLTTSETQSNIKLQGYPLSQYLLKQQEFSFLSYEALEISCHAMEIYCDRLARGDYEYLKVHSFRAAAERIIINQWPNLKHCGLRSVKHVPGMNFEDYFYKATQGVEAFNLPRSDLQTTTTQNDLLHWRRIVIFYTLRLMFAPLIESIILYDRALYLQENECQVKINATFDPRISPRNHITCSFKPK; this is encoded by the exons ATGGAAAGCACATCGGTAGTTGGTCTACGCTCTAAATTGTCCAATGGTTTGCAAATACTACGCTTCTATGATTGGCTTATAAATTCTTACATATTG GATTTTTACATTGATCAACATTGGAATAAGTTGCCGGAAAGTTGGCGGCTACATTTGGAGGAGTTGCATCCTGAAGAGTTAACTActcttttaaattataacaagtGTAGTAAGCAGAAGCATGGTGTTTGGCCGTTGTCATTATTAACTTTACGTCACTTATTGTTTCAATTAAGTATACCAAGAGATCAATCTACAAATTCAATCGAATTG agtGTATCGCGGAGGCCTGTTCTTAGCCACATAAAGCTTGGACATGCATTTAATAAATGCGTTAAACCTAAGAAACGCCATGAAATTCAATTAATGGCATCCATTTGTGAATACAGTTGTCAAATATCACCAGttgattttgttgtggatttCGGCGCTGGCTTAGGCCATCTTGCACGAGTACTTGGTTATGGCTACGGTGTACAAGTTTCTTGTATAGAAATGCGCCCAGAACTCAATGTACAAGCAAGCTGTATTGACGTAAAATTGGAAAGTgttcttcaaaaatatataccatCGGCGAATCTTGCCTGTTTTAGACGACCAAAACATGTAACATTATGTATAACGCCAGACATGCAACCACAGCAGTTTCTCCAGATAATTGCTGAATCACAACAAAAgccaaatacaaattttaagtttGGCATAATTGGGTTACATCCTTGCGGTGATTTAGCCGTTATATTAATGCGTATGTTCACTGATATTCCACAGGCTCGTTTTCTTAATTTCGCTAGTTGTTGTTATATGAAATTAACTACGTCTGAAACACAATCTAATATTAAACTACAAGGATATCCTCTTAGCCAATACTTATTAAAACAACAGGAATTCTCGTTTTTAAGCTATGAAGCTCTTGAGATATCTTGTCATGCTATGGAAATATATTGCGACCGTCTGGCTAGAGGTgattatgaatatttaaaagtaCATTCTTTCCGAGCGGCCGCAGAGCGAATTATTATAAACCAATGGCCCAATTTAAAACATTGTGGGCTCCGAAGTGTGAAGCATGTTCCTGGTATGAACTTTGAAga TTATTTCTACAAAGCAACTCAAGGAGTTGAGGCTTTCAATTTGCCACGTTCTGATTTGCaaactacaacaacacaaaatgATTTACTCCATTGGCGGCGCATAGTTATTTTTTACACTCTCCGACTAATGTTTGCACCTCTAATAgagagtataatattatatgatcgGGCTTTATATCTTCAAGAAAATG AGTGCCAAGTGAAGATAAACGCAACATTTGATCCTCGTATATCCCCACGGAATCACATAACTTGTTCGTTCAAACCCAAATAA